The DNA region GGTGTACGTGAGCGATCCGGGCTGCGCGAGTGCTGTGCACCTGCGCATGCGGCGACGCCACGCGGCGCAGCCGGGACGTACTCCTCGTTATCGGGATGGTCGGAGCTCGCCGTCGTCACCGCCGCGAACTCGGTCCCCTCAGGTCATTCCGACGAGGCGCGCCCCGGTGCGGGATCTCCTGGTGTCCCGCTACGCCACGCAGTCGTGACGTCCCCTGGGGTAGTGGCGTCGACCCGCGTGCCCGTGATCACTGCACGGATGGCGGCGATCCCGAGCTTCGGCCTCCGATCGGCGCCGACAAGTCCGTTGGTCTCCTGCAGAGTGTCGGTCAGCTGCGTGTAGCAGGTACCCGCGAGCCATGTGCTCGACCTGAGCGCCCCATGGATCTCTTCCAGGCGGTTCTCGAAGTCCTGCGACGACGACACCGTCGAGTACCCCCAGGTCGGACGCCCTGTGTCGAGTGTCGGCGCTGCGAAGCTGACACCGCCGAACTCGGTCAACATGGCGGGCGTCGCGCTGGAGCCCTCGCCCGCCAGAACGATCTTTCGGCCCTCTGGGCCGACCCCCTGGAGCATGCGCGTCAGGCCGTCACGCGTTGCGTAGCGGGTCCCGAGTACAGCCGGATCATCCGCGTAGTCGTGGATGGTGAGGATGTCGGACTCGACGTGCTCCCACCCATCGTTGGAGATGACCGGCCGGGTCGGGTCGATCGCCTTGGTCAGGCCCACGAGCGCCCGCACGAAGCTGACCTGAGCCGGGTCGTGCGAGATGTGCTGGACGCCCCAGCTCTCGTTCAGCGGCACCCATGTGACGATCGACGGATGGGATCGGTCGCGGTCCAGCGTCTCGAGCCACTCACGCGTCGTACGGCACATCGCGGTCGGTGAGAACTCCAGCGCTGCAGGAGCCTCGCCCCACAGCAGGAGACCGAGCCGATCTGCCCAGAAGATGAATCGAGGATCCTCGACCTTTTGGTGGATCCTTGCCGCGTTGAAGCCGAGCGCAAGGATGAGCTCCACCTCCTCCCGCAGCGCCCGCGGAGTCGGTGCAGCCAGGTGGGACGTCGGCCAGTAGCCCTGGCTGAGCACCGAGCGGACGAAGTATGGACGATCGTTGAGCAAGAAGTGGCCGGACCCAACGCTCGTCGAGCGGATGCCGAGATACGACCAGACCTGGTCCCGCCCCGCGGCGTGGAGCACGACTGTGGCATCGATGAGCGTGGGCGACTCGGGGCTCCACAGGAGCTCTTCAGCTCCCTGTCCGTTGGTCAGCGCCGGGACGGAGATCACCTGCCTCGCGCGTTGCCCGTCGAGAGGGAACGTCGCGCCCCCGACCACCACGTCGCCGTGCGAGAGCTGCACCTCGCAGAGCGTCCCCGGCTCGGGCGGCCTGGAGAGGCGCAGCTCCAGGCTGACCGTGGCTCCCGGCACGTCCGCGGTCCAGTGCACCTGCTCCACCGCCACGACGGGCGTCGCCTCGAGCCAGACCGGCTGCCAGATTCCCGACGTCCGGTCGTACCAGACCTTGTGCGCGTGCGGGAGCCAGTCCTGCTTCCCACGTGGTTGGGCCACGTCAGCCGTTCGGTCCTCGACACGCACGACCAGCACCTGGGACACCCCCGCGCGCAGGAGGTTCTGGATCTTGAACGTGAAGGGGGTGTGCCCTCCTTCGTGCCGACCGACGAGATCCCCGTTCAGCCACACGCTGCATCGGTAGTCGACGGCGCCGAAGTGCAGCAACAACCTGTCACCCGTGGCGTGCCCGACCTGCTCGATGTGATGCTGAAGGATCTCCCGGCGGTACCACATGACCTCGTGGGCATCGGTGTCGGCGATCCCGGACGCCGGGGACTCCGGCGGGAACGGAACCACGATCCGGCGGTCGAAGACGCCGCCGCTCTGATACCAACGCTCGACCTCGCCGACGTCACCGTCGTCGTACGCGAAGCTCCACTCGCCGCACAGGTCTACCCAGCGCTCTCGGATCATCTGGGGCCGGGGATGCGGCTCCTCCTGCGCGCTCGCGCGGGGCAGAGAGAACGATCCCGCAGCGTCGGCGCTCACCGGCCTCATCCTCGGGCCTCCGTCTCGAAAGCCGCAGCGGCGAGAGTGTCCTCGCGATGCAGAACGCCGGTCACCTGCTCGACCAGGGACACCAGGCCCATGCGCCGCAGGAACGGCGTCACGCTGCTCCCGCGCTCCGCGTACGTCTCGCTCGCAGAGCCGCTGGTCGTTGACGGATCGAGCACGAACTCCTCGACGTTGCGCCCGCCAGAGGCGTAGGACCAGTCAACGAAGTCCATGAGAGGCCACCACGTATAGCCACGCACGTCGTGGCCTTCGCGACGAAGCTCCCGCACCTGCGCCGTCGACTCCTCCAACCACTTCCGCCTGACCAGCTCATCCGCTTCGATGCTGGTCTCGGTGATGAGCATGGGCAGCCCGTACAGCTCGGTGAACCGCTCGATCACTAGACGGAGGCCGTCCGTCCACTGGTTCGACGTGTGCTGGTGCACGTCGTGGCCCACTGCTCGGAGCACCCGAGGCGTCAGGTCCGGGTAGTAGTTGACACCCAGAAGATCGACGGTGGGCGGCGCAATGAGCAGCCCCTCGAGGACCGCCACGGATGCACCGTTCTCCACCAGCCAGCTCCACATCGGATGCTTGACACCGACGCGACCCAGGAGCAGGTCTGTCGGGAGAGCGCCGACAGCGGTCAGGTGACCGACCTCAGCACTCAGGTGCTCATGGGGAGTGTCGTACAGGCTGGCGGCCTCGACGTGGACGATGACCACGTCAGGGTTGGCCGTGCGCACTGCCGCCACCGACCGACGTATCCCCTCGACGATCGCGAGAGTCACGGTCGTCCAGCCTCGCCAACCCTCAAGAGCCGGCGGCCACACACCACGAAGTCCGCAGAACGAGGCGGTCGTGAGCGGCTCGTTCAGCGGAGTCATGTGGTCGACGAGCCCTCGGTAGCGCTCGGCGAACGCTCCGCAGAACTCCGCGACAAGATCCGGATAGCGCGGGTCGGCGAACGACCCGTCGAGCCATGTCGGCGTCCCGTAGTGGACCATGTCCGCGATCACCACGAGACCGAGGTCGTTCACCGCAAGCTCCAGGCGTTCATCGAGGACGCTCCAGTCGAACACGCCAGGTGCGAGGTGAACACGGGGCCAGTTCACCCCGTATCGAAGACCCGTTGCACCGAGACGAGCGACGCTGAGAAGATCCTCCCTCCACTGGAGTGAATGACCGGTGAGCTCGAACTCGTCGAGAACGACCATCCCCGATCCGGGCTGGGGATACACCGAGGTGTCCTCGATGCCGAGCAACCAGCGGAACGATCCCTGCTGAAATCCCTTGGTGGACACTCGTCCCCTACTTGAGTCCGGCGGTGGATATGCCCGCGACGAAATATCTCTGGGCCATGAAGAATGCCAAGGCGATCGGCAACAGCGAGATGACAGCTCCCGCCATGAGCACCGCATGATCGGTGACGTGGGTTCCGGCGAAGAGTGCCAGGCCAGCGGGAAGGGTGCGCTTCTCGGGCGAGCTGCTGACGACCAGCGGCCACAGAAGATCGTTCCACAGCGCCGTGAAGTTCAGCAGCGCAACCGTCGCGATGGCCGGCTTCGACAAGGGAAGGATGATGCGGGAGTAGATTCGGAAGTGACCGGCACCGTCGATCCGAGCAGCTTCGTCGAGCTCTCGCGGTACCGACATGAAGAACTGGCGAAACAAGAAGATGCCGAACGCGCTCGTGGCACGAGGGACGATCAGTCCCTGATAGGTATTGAGCCACCCCAGGTGGTACAGCTCTTCGAACACCGGGATCAGCGTCGTCTGAAACGGCACCATGAGTGTGGCCAGGACGAGCCAGAAGCACAGCGTTCTGCCGCGGAAGGTCAGACGGGCCAAGGCGTACGCGCACATCGAGTCGAACACCACTGTGAGCGTTGTCGTGACCCCGGCAAACAGAATCGTGTTGAGCACGAGCCTGAAGAACGGGAGCTGCTCCCAGATCTGACGGTAGCCGTGCAGCGTCCATTCCGTCGGAACGAGACGTTCCGGGTGTCCGAACAGATCGCTTTCCGGCCGGAACGATGCGCCGACCGTCCAGATGAAGGGAACGAGCGCCAGTACCAGTCCGATGCTCAGGAACGTCCACCTGGAGGTGGCGAGCAACCATGCGCGGGAGTGCTTGGGAGTGCTTTCTCTAGTCGGCATCGTTGTACCTAAAGTATCGAAGTTGGATCGCCGTG from Cellulomonas sp. KRMCY2 includes:
- a CDS encoding glycoside hydrolase family 2 protein; this translates as MSADAAGSFSLPRASAQEEPHPRPQMIRERWVDLCGEWSFAYDDGDVGEVERWYQSGGVFDRRIVVPFPPESPASGIADTDAHEVMWYRREILQHHIEQVGHATGDRLLLHFGAVDYRCSVWLNGDLVGRHEGGHTPFTFKIQNLLRAGVSQVLVVRVEDRTADVAQPRGKQDWLPHAHKVWYDRTSGIWQPVWLEATPVVAVEQVHWTADVPGATVSLELRLSRPPEPGTLCEVQLSHGDVVVGGATFPLDGQRARQVISVPALTNGQGAEELLWSPESPTLIDATVVLHAAGRDQVWSYLGIRSTSVGSGHFLLNDRPYFVRSVLSQGYWPTSHLAAPTPRALREEVELILALGFNAARIHQKVEDPRFIFWADRLGLLLWGEAPAALEFSPTAMCRTTREWLETLDRDRSHPSIVTWVPLNESWGVQHISHDPAQVSFVRALVGLTKAIDPTRPVISNDGWEHVESDILTIHDYADDPAVLGTRYATRDGLTRMLQGVGPEGRKIVLAGEGSSATPAMLTEFGGVSFAAPTLDTGRPTWGYSTVSSSQDFENRLEEIHGALRSSTWLAGTCYTQLTDTLQETNGLVGADRRPKLGIAAIRAVITGTRVDATTPGDVTTAWRSGTPGDPAPGRASSE
- a CDS encoding carbohydrate ABC transporter permease gives rise to the protein MLATSRWTFLSIGLVLALVPFIWTVGASFRPESDLFGHPERLVPTEWTLHGYRQIWEQLPFFRLVLNTILFAGVTTTLTVVFDSMCAYALARLTFRGRTLCFWLVLATLMVPFQTTLIPVFEELYHLGWLNTYQGLIVPRATSAFGIFLFRQFFMSVPRELDEAARIDGAGHFRIYSRIILPLSKPAIATVALLNFTALWNDLLWPLVVSSSPEKRTLPAGLALFAGTHVTDHAVLMAGAVISLLPIALAFFMAQRYFVAGISTAGLK
- a CDS encoding family 1 glycosylhydrolase is translated as MRCSWRELSSRCCRSPWHSSWPRDISSRAYPPPDSSRGRVSTKGFQQGSFRWLLGIEDTSVYPQPGSGMVVLDEFELTGHSLQWREDLLSVARLGATGLRYGVNWPRVHLAPGVFDWSVLDERLELAVNDLGLVVIADMVHYGTPTWLDGSFADPRYPDLVAEFCGAFAERYRGLVDHMTPLNEPLTTASFCGLRGVWPPALEGWRGWTTVTLAIVEGIRRSVAAVRTANPDVVIVHVEAASLYDTPHEHLSAEVGHLTAVGALPTDLLLGRVGVKHPMWSWLVENGASVAVLEGLLIAPPTVDLLGVNYYPDLTPRVLRAVGHDVHQHTSNQWTDGLRLVIERFTELYGLPMLITETSIEADELVRRKWLEESTAQVRELRREGHDVRGYTWWPLMDFVDWSYASGGRNVEEFVLDPSTTSGSASETYAERGSSVTPFLRRMGLVSLVEQVTGVLHREDTLAAAAFETEARG